Within Salvia splendens isolate huo1 chromosome 21, SspV2, whole genome shotgun sequence, the genomic segment TTTATTTCTTGTTTCATACAATAATTCATTGTTATGTGTATTCATATCTTGAAAGCACAAAAAACACAACCCACAACGTATAATTAGTTGTTTGAGTGTGTTAGCATCtcaaactatttttatttttaatccttttaaagcaattttactttgtatccttgatatattattttcttttctactaGTACAAAAATAATGTCCTTTTCTGGAAGTGATTCAATAATACGATAAGATTTATGAAATGTTTTCAATAATCTATCATGTCTCATTTGTAATTGCACCGACCTATTTTCTTCGCCAAATTCTACTGGCATGTGACTTTTATTGATAATGatctgaatttttttatttaattttaagaaTCTCAGATTTGTACGAGTTTTATAATGATTCATATTAGGACTAAAATTCGAATATTCGCGTGGAATATATAGTACTCTTGATTCAAAATTTTTGAGtacgaaaaattaaaaaatcatattaaagaataggaaaaaagaataaaatagaaaattaaagagagaataaagtaacggattaaataaagtaaagtgactgaatattttgttttattgtaaaaaataaaataactccacttaatttaaacatctaataagaaatgtaaaaCTCAACTTATTTGGAATATAGGTAATACAGTAGATATTGAAAATTTTCTCTCACTTAGTTTTTACACCCAAAATTATTAATCaccaaccaaaaccaaaacttGCTAGAAAATTCCAAATCTCAAACTCTCTGAAATCCAGATAATCTTGAAAATCCAATAGAAACCAGAACAATTAACCCATGCAACGCAATAACCACCACATAATAAACAGATGATAAACAAGCAAACAAACCAAACCAAATAATCAGAAATGGCTGCTTCTCTGAAGAGTCTCTCTCCATCTGCACAGTTTATACAACGCCGGAAGCATCTGAGCCTCTCAAAATCCCTACCTCATCACTTCTCCGCGCCCTCCAACCCATTCTTGAACCCTAATCTCGCAGTCAAAATCCGGTGGCCCATCAATGCCGTCACTGAGGAGAGAGAAATCCCTGAGCAAACCGACGATCAAGATAATGAAAAGGGCTCAATTTCAAGAAAAATGGAGGAATTCAAGGAGGAGTTCGTTAATTCAGACAGGTTGCTTAATGCCGCTATAGTTCTTGGTGCTGGCACCCTTGCCATCACCAAATTGCTCACCATTGATCACGATTATTGGCAGGTGGGTCTCGGAATTACTCactgaaaattaataaaaatcaaatctttatgAATCTGAGCTGTGATTTTTGACTGGTCCAAGTTTCATGTGGTAATAATGGCTAGTTTCGGCAGAAGTTTTATCATTAATGAATTATTATCTTGGATGCAAGAACTGAAATTTGGAACTAATTTTtgcttgttttttgtttttctccTTTTAGGTGATTTAATATTAGTAGTCTTGGGATTACTTAGCAAAAAGGAATACAAATTGAATCTTATTGTGATTGGTATAAGTTTCATGTGGTTGTGATAGCTAGTTTTTTGCTGTAGTTTTGGTGATTAATGATTATGTTTATTGTTTTCTGTATGTGTTTTCATGAGTTTACAATCAAGAGATGAAAAGTGAAACCAATTTCTGCTTTTGTTTTGCTTGTTTTGGAGATCTGATTTTATTAGTCTGTATTCTTGCaaaattgtgttgaaatttATATGTTCTACTGAATCTGCAGGGATGGACTCTTTATGAGGTGCTGAGATATGCACCTGAGCACAACTGGACTGCATATGAAGAAGCTCTGAAAGAGCATCCCGTGTTGTCAAAAATGGTGATAAGTGGGATTGTTTACTCTGTTGGAGATTGGATTGCTCAAGTAAGCATTTTTGGTGATGTTATTTTCTTTAGGATTGTGTTGGTTATGGTTGGATGATCATTTTTCTGCCTGAAAACCTCTCAGTGCTATGAAGGGAAGCCTCTGTTCGAGTTTGACAGGACGCGGATGTTTAGGTCCGGGTTTGTTGGGTTCACACTCCACGGATCGCTTTCCCATTACTACTACCAATTCTGTGAGGTGTGTATGTGTTTGTGGCTGAAatgtgttgaaaattttgagcattttgttattttgtggAGTTTTGAAGTTGCTTGTTTCAACAGGCTCTATTCCCTTTCAAGGATTGGTGGGTGGTCCCTGCCAAAGTTGCATTTGACCAAACCGTGTGGTCGGCTGTATGGAACAGCATCTACTATGTGGTGCTGGGATTCTTGCGCAGGGAATCCCCTGAGAATATTGTCAAGGAACTGAAAGCGACGTTTTTTCCTTTGTTAACTGTAAGAACTCTTATGCAGCTACTTGTTTTTGTCCCTTTTTGTTCGCTTGCAGACTTCGTCGTTGAATGGTGTAGCCAGATTAGGAGATATGATCGCGTTGTCATCAGCATTTGGTTGTGcaaatatttgaaaacaaagCATACTTGAGAATTCAAAATCACAGTTCTTCAACTGCAAAATGGTAGTTTGAATGTTGAAGGACTTAATGATGACTTAATATCTACAATGagaaagttgtaatgaactaaaACCAACATTTCTAGCCTATGTTGATGGTAACAATTCAAATGCAGCTTCTCAGTCTATCCCTTTTTCTACCTTAGTATGAAATATTTAAGAACATATTTCTGAATTTCAAATCATTGACTGATCATTCTTTTTGTATGATCTGAGACAGGCGGGTTGGAAGCTCTGGCCTTTTGCTCATTTGATCACCTATGGAGTGATTCCAGTTGAGCAACGCCTCTTATGGGTGGATTGCGTGGAGCTGATTTGGGTTACTATACTCTCAACGTACGTGCCATCTGCTATTAACTTATGCTTTCATAGCTTGTTAGTCGATCACGCTCTAGCACATATGCTATGATCTTCGTTTCCATAGTCATTAGTATTAGATATTTAAACGAGTCCATCAAGTTATGGATCTGGTGCTTTAGGTTGTTGCTCACTGCTAAAACACCCCGTTTTTTCTATCTCAGGTACTCGAATGAGAAATCTGAAGAGCGGATATCCGAGGCATCTGAACCCAATCCCAGTGGCAAGTCTCTCGAGGTAATCTCCGATAACCATTTTTAGTAGGGGGAATCACTCAAACGGATCATGACTTTAGAACCGATGCTAGCAACTATGTGTATATTAGCACGAGCACAAGCACTTTAGAACGTTAGTATGATTTATGTGGTGGTTGTGTAGGAGTAAATAAAGCAAACATGCTTCTTCAGAAGATGTCTCCTTCACTTCAGACCAGTTAGCTGCGTTTTGAGAAAGCTAAAGATCCGACAGGCTACGTACAAAATACATCTACATCTGTACAGTTTGAGAATTTATACGGTCTTGTATATTCTGTATCATGTTCTACTAGTTCTTCAATCAATTCACAAGTTGTTGTATGATTATGTAGTAGTACAATACGGAGTCATTTTGTCTAAACGATTATAGTTTAGCTTGTCTGGATGATTGATGCATCTACATCAAAATGATTTTGCAGAAGAATTGAATAAGTGAGGTTACTTTTCATTTGCTGTATACATATTGTTATTTCATAAGTTTGTTGATGGTATGTTGGATTCATTTGTTGGGTTTACGCTTTTGCATAAGGGCATTTTCTTTAGTTTACATGTTTATATACACAATCTATAATATCAATCACCAAAATCATTTTTATTGGGATTCTTGTTTTGTATTCCTACCTAAATATTAATTGTCAAATCTAATCTTACCATAGCTTCACTTCTATCTTAAACTTAAACTAgatttattttatcttaatatCTTATCAGTAACATACGGGCAAAAGTAGGCAGTGATCGTCAGTGCATAGGCACGAATAAAGAGAGAATGATAATAGGCACGGACAAAGAGCGACTCCTACCTATAATGCAAGTATGGGACCCCATATTCGAAAGAGCTTAAAAGCATAAGTTTTACAGTTTTACTCATACCAACAAAATACATCTTCTTTTATGGTCGATTTATAAAAAACTCCAAGGTTAAACATGTTTAGCATGAACAATTTTTAAGATGGATAACTCATGGGAAACTTATCAAATACTACTAGCATGTAAGTGAAGACAACGCATTGGGAGCCGGGttgttagagtgtccacaatggtggcccttgaaggccaccaaatgtggcccggccaccattcgtggctctcatgtggccctccgcaatggtaaagtaacaaaattaacaaaattaacaagggccaccaaatgtggccctctataaaaaaaaaataatttattttctttttttaatgttatttttaatttaacgatattaaattttattagactttaaatttatgatattaaaataaaataatttggattgtaaataaaaaaaattcacaacctaaaACCAAAATGTAACAAgaacttcgttgtattatattaaaataggaaaattatatAACGAAagttttctaatttaaaaacaacaacccgAAAACCCATATCACTCTGCGGCGCCCCTTCtacggttccagacctcttcaaccatatcagcCTGCAGTAATGTatgcgatatttggctccgcata encodes:
- the LOC121783580 gene encoding protein SYM1-like, which gives rise to MAASLKSLSPSAQFIQRRKHLSLSKSLPHHFSAPSNPFLNPNLAVKIRWPINAVTEEREIPEQTDDQDNEKGSISRKMEEFKEEFVNSDRLLNAAIVLGAGTLAITKLLTIDHDYWQGWTLYEVLRYAPEHNWTAYEEALKEHPVLSKMVISGIVYSVGDWIAQCYEGKPLFEFDRTRMFRSGFVGFTLHGSLSHYYYQFCEALFPFKDWWVVPAKVAFDQTVWSAVWNSIYYVVLGFLRRESPENIVKELKATFFPLLTAGWKLWPFAHLITYGVIPVEQRLLWVDCVELIWVTILSTYSNEKSEERISEASEPNPSGKSLEE